TACTGTCACAACCAGAACAGCAGCATGTGGATATATCCCAAATTTTCTTGCAACAATGTTAACAAACTTCTCTGCACCCAAATCAGAACCAAAACCTGCTTCAACAACAACATAATCAGAAAGTTTTTGAGCAATTCTTGTTGCAACAATGCTGTTTGTACCGTGTGCAATATTTGCAAAAGGACCACCATGAACGATTGCTGCAGTATTTTCAGATGTCTGGACAAGATTTGGCTTTAATGCATCTTTCAGCAAAAGTGCCATACTACCCTGGACATTTAAATCCTTTGCATATACAGGCTTTTTATCATAGGTAAAACCTACCAAGATACTACCAAGTTTCTCTTTTAACTCTTCATAATTCATTGAAAGGCACAGAATTGCCATCACTTCAGAAGCAACAGAGATAACAAAACCATCTTCTCTTATAGCACCTTTTTGGTCATCTGAAAGCCCAACTATGATGTGCCGAAGACTTCTATCATTCATATCTATTGCTCTTTTTATGGTTATAGATTTTGGATTTATTCCAAGGCTATTTCCATGATAAATGTGGTTGTCAACTGCAGCACAAAGAAGATTGTTTGCACAGGTAACTGCATGAATGTCTCCTGTAAAGTGAAGATTTATATCAATCGAGGGTAAAATCTCACAAGCACCGCCGCCTGTCGCCCCGCCTTTCAAACCCAAAAACGGTCCTAAGGAAGGTTCTCTTAAAGTAACAATAGATTTAAACCCCAGCCTGTTTATTGCCATAGAAAGACCAATCGCAGTTGTTGTCTTCCCCTCCCCAAAAGGTGTTGGGTTAATAGATGTCACCAGGATAACCTTGCCGTCTTCTTTGCCTGCTTTTTTCTTAAGCACATCTAAACTGATTTTTGCCTTGTACTTTCCATAAAGCTCAATGTCATCCTCGTCAAGTCCTATTTTCTCTGCAATCTTGGATATAGGCTCAAGTGTGGCATGTTGTACCTTTGATATGCCTTTCATAAGTATTTCTCACCTTACCTTTTGATAGGTTTTATTTAAAAATCTTTCACGGTCCACAATAAACCTTTCGTGAATACCTTCTCCAATCTTTTCAAAACTATCATATGTCTCAACCTTGAATGTCAGTTTTCTGTCTTCAATAGAGATAAGTTCAGCCACTACTTTTACTTTCATTCCTTTTGGGGTTGGTGCTAAGTGCAAAACATCTACTTTACTTCCAACAGTAGTATAACCTTCTTCCAAGTAGCTCTCTACACAAAGAAGTGCTGTTTTTTCCATAAGAGCTATCATCGAAGGAGTTGCAAATACATCCAAAAGTCCGCTTTGAAAATATGAAGCAAGCATGTTATCAGTTACCTCTTCTTCAACCTTAAAGTTGAGCCCAACTTGAAGTTCTGGCTTTTTCAATTTAAACGCGCCTCCTTTAAATACTGCTTCCATGCTTTTACCAGGCTATTTAAAATATGCTGATTTGGTGCACAATTTTGTTCACAATATGCGCTTTAATAAATATATTACTTCTATTTTGTGGAATTGTCAATTCTATTATCAAAAAGTTTGACTTGAAAATGCTGATAAGATGAATTATAATTGATTTTGCAAAATAAAAAAGGCGGAGAGATGGCCG
The DNA window shown above is from Caldicellulosiruptor owensensis OL and carries:
- a CDS encoding formate--tetrahydrofolate ligase, which gives rise to MKGISKVQHATLEPISKIAEKIGLDEDDIELYGKYKAKISLDVLKKKAGKEDGKVILVTSINPTPFGEGKTTTAIGLSMAINRLGFKSIVTLREPSLGPFLGLKGGATGGGACEILPSIDINLHFTGDIHAVTCANNLLCAAVDNHIYHGNSLGINPKSITIKRAIDMNDRSLRHIIVGLSDDQKGAIREDGFVISVASEVMAILCLSMNYEELKEKLGSILVGFTYDKKPVYAKDLNVQGSMALLLKDALKPNLVQTSENTAAIVHGGPFANIAHGTNSIVATRIAQKLSDYVVVEAGFGSDLGAEKFVNIVARKFGIYPHAAVLVVTVKALKYHARIEANGGLQSDVNSIQRGLENLEKHIENLKVMGLETVVALNKFPDDTEEEIEAIKSFCDQKSVEFSVSTAYADGSEGVLDLAEKVIEVSNKRKKVNFIYQDSDSIEEKIKKVATIIYGAKDVQFSKVALSKLELIKNLKIEHFPICMSKNQYSLSDDPKALGRPKDFVLNVTDIEIKNGAGFVVVMCGDVIAMPGLGKDFAALHLDIDSSGNPIFK
- a CDS encoding thioesterase family protein translates to MKKPELQVGLNFKVEEEVTDNMLASYFQSGLLDVFATPSMIALMEKTALLCVESYLEEGYTTVGSKVDVLHLAPTPKGMKVKVVAELISIEDRKLTFKVETYDSFEKIGEGIHERFIVDRERFLNKTYQKVR